From the Salvelinus alpinus chromosome 12, SLU_Salpinus.1, whole genome shotgun sequence genome, the window AACAGAAATATTGCTCATTCATTTTATATCAAATATAGGCTACATATCACTTTATTGTAGGAACAGTGACCTAAAAAGTTGCTTCACTACATCTTACGGTAAAGTTCATGCTCTGTTGAAATTGTTAAGGCTTAGTAGAATTTACTTGACAGAGTCAATTAATGTAGATTTTCTCAGATATATTTATACAGGTATTTATCAGTTTTAGCAATGACAGATGTACTCATTTAAGAATCATTGTTGGTTGGCTGTGTATTGCTTTGACATGAACTGGAGTTAAGGTAGCTGGATCTGCAGCTGTGCTCCAGTACTCAGTGCTGCTGCAGCTGGTCTAGGTCACACACCTGGGCAGAGCGGTTCGGGTTAGGAGAGGTGATCCACACTTGGCAATTGTGCAAACTAGTCACACCGGACAAAATGAGGCCTTCATTTTAAATGTGTTGGTATAAAACAATACAATATAGTACTAAAATAGTGTTGACAAGTGCTATTTATACGGACTCTAAATACTTTCGACCTTGACTGAAATTTCTATGCCGATGGTTCTAGAAGTCCAGGGGTTGGTTGAGACATAAAGTCATTGTTGATATTATGAAATTGTTCACTTTCTGTTGGTCCATGAGTTTTACCTTATTCAGAATAGATACATATTTGTGTAGCATCCAGTATATTGCAAAGCAATAGCACTAGGCTATATTCCTGATGAGGGCTATCGCTGGTGGAGTAAGTTTCTCAAAACCAAGTGAAATGTAAAAAAAGTgtctgaacacttctacagcaTTCCATTTAAATCAAGAGTAGAGATTTGGTTAAAGAGGAATTGAGGAATATAGAAGAATAGTTAGACATACCGCAATACAGGTTTTAAGTTAGGAGTAAAAAGTTACCGtaaaaagtatttattttatgttttattttatgtGTTAATATTGTATGAATCAGTGATCTCTTAATAAGTGGCAAATACAGACTAAACCTTCCAAACAATCAACAAGATGACATAAAGATCATTTATTATTTGGGGAAATCTTCTGACGTAATGTCTTTAttgcaattgtgtgtgtgtgtgtgtgtgtgtgtgtgtgtgtgtgtgtgtgtgtgtgtgtgtgtgtgtgtgtgtgtgtgtgtgtgtgtgtgtgtgtgtgtgtgtgtgtgtgtgtgtgtgtgtgtgtgtgtgtgtgtgtgtgtgttgtcacttGGCCATGTTACTTCAGTTCCTCCCCTGTTCTCTGGCAGATGCATGAAGGGAAAAGAAAGAGCTTTTGCCGACCCTCAGCTAACACTCGAGACATCCACCACAAGAGGTAGGACCGCAATATTCTGTCTACCCACTGTTAACAAGTTCTTCTCTGTTGAGGCCTCAGGAACAGCGTTAGACCCACCTTGACAACTAGTGCAAGTCAGAatgttaagtgtgtgtgttatttgttATTTGCTTAATGGAGTGTTGAAGAGGCCCCTGTGTTTTCTTTAAGTTTCTTTATATAAAGTTATTTCAAATATTTAAGTGATATGATGTTTTAGTCTGCGATGATTAAATAACAGTAAATAAAAAACTGTATGCTGAATCAAAATGCACAGACACTCAATATTGTCTCCAAGACATGACAGAAATTCAAAGACGACCAAGAGCTATTCTTAAATCCATCGAGAGCTCTGCAGTTAAGATATTTATACATATTTCTGTGACGCGTTACATATAAAGAAGCCAAGTGAAACAGTTCAGCAGTGTCTCGCACAATGTTTGCTTCATAATGTCACCTTTATAGATAAGTCTCTCCACTAACCTTTTATTTGTGTTTCTTCATGGTTCCAAGGTGCTGTTATTTAACATTTCCACTCTTGCAAAACGACTGGTTTGATGATAGTATTGGTTTGTGCCTGTTCAGGTTcgtttttttttcattttacaTTGAGCAGTTTCAAACCTTCTggtttctttctgtctttctatcTCGCTTGATGTACAGTATTTCATGTATAATTTACCTGATTTAATAAACAGGTGTCCACAACACTGGTGAAAGCACAATAATTCAATTATATTGACGCACAAGCAGACAATGTTTCAATCTTATACGGATCTTTATCAGGTGAAAATATTGTAGGACAGCGTACGTGATACGGACATCCATCATGTCTTCTTATTATTTTGATCTCTGTCCAGCACGCAAAAATGGCAACAGGACCTCATTCCAACAGTattgtttatatactgtatgtctccttTGATGTGGTGGCAGTTTGTTTAGCCAAACTAAACCTCCATTCACTTCTCCTATCCCGGTGTCCCACCAGACACGTTCAGAGTCCGACTTCGTCCGCTACCCCGGGATCAACGACACAGAGGTCCTCACCTGTGAGTGTTCCAACCACGCCTGTCAGAAGGTCTTCTGGTTCCGCACTCTCCACAACAACCTCGACATCCAGTTCCTTCTCAGCCTCAACAATGCTGGCCGGACCAGCCACGAAGCCAGTGTGGGCGAACACCGGTTCCAGGCCAGTAAGCGTGATACGGGAAGCAAGATGACTTTCACACTGCGCCTCATTAACATAAGGTCAGAGGACGCAGGGCTTTACACCTGTATGCTCCAGAACCAGAAAGAGAACAAGTTGTGGAGGCCAGGAGTTCTTCTCAGACCTGGAGGTGAGAGGAACCCATTCCCCTGCATGGCACTGACGCTTCCCATTCTTCCTATGGCTAAATAGCAGGGTtgtgtaggttactttctaaatgtaatctgttgcagttactagttacctgtccaaaattgcaATCAGTAACGTAATTTTTGGATTAACCAAACTCAGTAactaatctgattactttcagttagtTTTAGATTACTTTGCAATATATCACTTTTTCGGCGACCAAATTCAcaaagaaatgtgagttatagatctgtcattctcattgaaagcaagtctaatagATATAGATCTGTTCGATGTGCGCTCGTTTTGGGGTGTTTtattttcagttttgtacaccagctgaaaatacaatatttttggttatggaaaacatatttcacagcagttttgatggtacaatgattctctacccCCCTCAAACttaactctggacctcgaagccagttcttCTGCTTTAGACTTGGGACACCTGCTGGGTGAAATTCATTATcatgtagaacagaaaaccagcaggctccagatctcatagggtaagagttgaatacccctgctctaGGCAAAATAGATAAATGAGAGAGTGTGTGATTCACATAAAtgtgctatgtagatatcaataataagtgatatccgtatcacccggtaggctacaccactgctgttgTCCTTACCGCCAAGCATTTATTCAAATTGGATAATCTGATAGATAATCAATTTGGATGCTGATAGAGTTCGCAAGACAGAGCTTGGAATGTAGCATACAACATTTCCCCGCTATCCGTCAAATGCATTTGGTCTTGTGGTCAGACTCCCTCAGGCGGAACAAATTGACCTTTTTTTCAaagctgatttgaatgtcattgagaaaacagaaaggtgtcaaagatttttttcgTAAACCTCCTTTCTGAATTTTATcctagaagtaatcatctagtttttcaaaagtatctgtaatctgaacTCTGGTTATGTAACATGTTACACAGTAATCCGTTACTTCCCAACCCTGCTGATTAGAGATGAGAAGGTTCCTGAATTAATCCAGAGTTCCTAAATTTACTAGAACCAGGGACGCAACTTTCACTGGGCacggggggacatgtcccccccacattcGGGAATTGCATAtttgtgctttaggaccatgcggacgcctccgagcggtcgggtagaCTGTTTGGAGCGTTTATCTATCtggcaaaataaaaaataaaatacaaaatgatgacccccccacttctaaaaccaaagttgtgcccctgCCTACAACTAtattgaataaaaatataaatgcaacatgcaacaattgcaacgattttactgagttacagttcatataaggaaatcagtcaatttaagaAGAAAAAATGAGGCCCAAAtgtatagatttcacatgactgggctgggcctgggagggcataggcccacccacttgggagccaggcccacccactggggaaacAGGTGCAGCCAATCAGTGAGTTTTTCCtcacaaaaaggctttattacagggctttattacagaaatAATCCTCAGTTTCCTCAGTAATCCTCAATTTCAATCAGTTTCAATCAGTTTTTAAtactcagctgtccgggtggctggtctcagacaatcccgttggtgaagaagccggatgtggaggtcgtgGGCTGGTATGGGCTGGTATGGCTACACGTaggctgcggttgtgaggccggctggacatactgtcaaattctctaaaacgaggtTGGAACATTAAATTATCCGGCAACAGCTCTGGATGACATTCGTAACGCAAGTTGTCCGCCGTAACGCATGTTGAAAATCTTACTAAGAAGCTAAGATCCAAGATTGTTTTTTTTATATCAAAATAAATCTTTCTGTTTAGTACTAAAAATAGGAGAAAGATTGTTCAAACAATGCTTCTTTACATGCATGCAGAAACCTCTATATTAAAATCCTTGCACGCAGTCTACCATTCCGCAATAAGTTTATACAGACATTGTAGTCTGAAATAAAATGTAGGATGGACCTCTCTGTCTGTAAAAAGAGAGCTGcattctcttttatttatttacaaagcaaTCTGACAGAAACTCCCTCTATATGTAACATCATTAAAAGTCATAAATTaccaaacccgttcacaggaATGGATAACACTAGAGATCCCTTCAGTCTCCACAGATTTGGGAAAATCTGCATTTTGTTTTTTTGCCCCTATTTTCTGGAACAATATAcagagttcactgcagctagATGTACTGGTGCAGTTTAAATTATTTATTGAGGACCTCTACTCTATGTAGTTAAATGTGATTGcttttattaaatatgtttatttttgtttattgtgTGCTGAATTATATTGTTTTATACACATATATGTGTATGTTGTTTTAATTTTCTGTTTTTATTGTAATGTGTACAGGGCTCTCTTGTAAAATCGATTTTTATTCTCAATGTGACtccctgtgtcacgccctgaccttagagagccgttctatttctctattttgttaggtcagggtgtgatttgggtgggcattctatgttttctatttctttgtttttggccgcgtgtggttcccaatcagaggcagctgtctatcgttttctctgattgggaatcatacttaggcagcctttttcccacctaatgttgtgggtaattattttagtttctgtgtgtgtttgtgtgcaccacAGTTGCGTCACGTTTGTTTCTGTTTACCTGTTCTTTTTGTGAAGGTTTCACTACGATTAAAAGAAATGTGGAATTACATGCACGCTGTGCCTTGGCTCATCTATGACATGGAGTTTGTAGACAGTGAACGTGACACCTTGGTTAAAtaaaattcctgcagtcagctagccaattgcacgctccctcaaaacttgagacatctgtggcattgtgttgtgtgacaaaactgcaaattttagagtggccttttattgtccccagcacaaggtgcacctgggtaatgatcatgctgttgaatcagcttctttatatgccacacttgtcaggtgcatggattatcttggcaaaggagaaatgctcactaacaaatttctgcacaaaattagagagaaatacttttttgtgcgtatggaaaatttctgggatcttttatttcagctcatgaaaaatgttgtgtttatatttttgttcagtatagttacacAACAGTAACTATAACTATTTTACACTATACTCCTGTATTATCTTTTGAATGGCCTGAGAACAGACCAATTTCCTGATTTTCCATgttctacactcttagaataaagggttcttcggctgttgtcacgccctgactataGAGAGCTTTTtgttctctatgttggttaggttggggtgtgactagggtgggtcatctagataattatatttctatgttggcctggtatggttcccaatcagaggcagctgtttatcgttgtctctgattggggatcatatttaggtagccatttcccctttgtgctttgtgggatctttgctatgtatagttgcctgtgagcactatagCAGCGTCATGGTTCGTTTTGCatttattgttttctttgagtttcacttcatagtaaagaggatggaaccataccacgctgcatcttggtccacttattataacgatcgtgacagctgTCCCCATAAGCGAACCCTTATCCCTTCACAGCGCTTGGTTGGAATTAATTTAATTTCTAGTGAAGTCAGGACGTTATTGGGGAATTCAGCCTTGTTATAGAAAAGAAAAGCAATAACGTATTCTTTTGCATTGGTTGCAGATCCATTTCCAAGCTTCTTCATCTGTCCTAATCCCTCTCCATTATCTTTTGTGCATTTTGTGTCTCTCACAGTGTTTCTTATATCCATCACATTGTGTATTTTTGTGACCCACCAGAAACTCGGCCAACATTACTCCCCGTCACAAAGCCCCAGCCCCAAGGCATCCCAAACAGCACCCCAAACGGCCGCTGCACCAAAGGCAACTATCAAACCCCAAAAGGTAAGATTCATAAGTTTAACAAGTCTGTCCAATAAGTTGTTTATTGTAACAAGTTGAATGTGTTAAGCTATATCCACACTAAGATTATCCCATCCCAATTAGTgatgtctcactctctcttttggaGAACCAGGGCTATGTCTGTAACCCCAATGTTATGTAACTAGTTACTTTGACACGATATACGTCCCAGCAGTTTAAACATTATTTAACAGGTTTTCTGTTGTTTCAGGCTGTGGCTCCAAGGTTGTCCGGCCGTTGGTTGGAGTGCTGCTGGCTGTGGCTTTGATCTCCACACAGTACTACTTCAGCAGTgagtctcttctctccttccttaccTGCCGATAAAGTAATATAGAATAACCAACAAGGAATGAGCTCCAGTGCTGTTTCTAATTAGCATAGTCAATTATCAAAGATGCTGGTCATACAAAGACATACTTGAGATACGGATGCTTAACTTGGACTTTTGCATAAAATTTTGCATTGTTGTCAAAGGAATATTTTTGTGAAAACTTGAGTTACAAGTATGGATAACAAATTAGGAACCCAGGCTGAGGCCTTAACAGACACAAACAACATTTCACATGTTTGACAAAGTAAAGGCAATAAAGTGCACAACAATATCCAAATGTATATATTCTGTATGGCATGTATATGGAGGAGGCAGTAATATATTCATGTTTATTACAGTTACTCTGCTGTTCTGAATTTGTTTTTGCATATGCTACAGGACTACCCAAAAAGTGTCGACTTCAGTTTGCCAAGTTCTCATGTGTAAACTTCACAAATCTGTGATgacatcttcctctcctcctcttctcctctccccttttctcACAACACGATGAAATATATCTTCCTGCTGCTGTATCAATCTCGGGGACTTAATCTTTTTCTCAGAAGTAGATCTgagcctgtattcataaagtgtctcagaataggatcagtttggccttttagatcacaatgcaTATGATTACATGTGATTGATCACTTTCTCTATAATTGACACTATCTTTGTCTCTGTATTCATCTCTCTGTATTTAACTTTCTTTGACTGTTTGTCTGCCTCACAGGAAAGGACCATTGGAGTAATTCAGAGCGCCCACACTGCAGACGCAGAGACAGTGCTGTATTTACTGTGTGTCCTTACAGGGATCTCCTTCCACTTTATGAATCTGAAGACTGTTTTATCATCTTACTTTTCTATTCTTTGTTCATTACAACGATGAACCAATCAGAAGTTCCAACTGTCTAAAAGAAAACATTTAGGATTCTGTTCACAATGTTAACGTCTCTGGCTATGGATTTGTTATTAAGTGGGTGTTTCAAATATTAAACCTTTATATTGAACAGGTATTACTCTCGTATGTGCTAGTATTACACCAATGCTATGCATTCTGCTGCGGTAGCCTAATGTTATGATTATTGGATGTGTGCATCATGTATTGATGATAAATAAAAGCTgtaaaaaatataattacttcATGTCTACGTACTGTCATCTTATCACAGGGACCAGAGAAAAGTGTGTGTCTACAGCATTGTGTGTTATTTCCTTGTTTAGCTGTTGAGTAGGAGACTTAATCTCACTGTGTGTTCAAACACAGAAACATAATCAAGCCTGTTCTCCACTATTTCACTTCACATTGCGGAGAGCAGGGACATTCTGTAACACTGTATATAAACAGTCTTTGTTGATGTCAACCACAATATTAGTCTACATGATAAACACACAAAGAT encodes:
- the LOC139535300 gene encoding uncharacterized protein, yielding MHEGKRKSFCRPSANTRDIHHKSLFSQTKPPFTSPIPVSHQTRSESDFVRYPGINDTEVLTCECSNHACQKVFWFRTLHNNLDIQFLLSLNNAGRTSHEASVGEHRFQASKRDTGSKMTFTLRLINIRSEDAGLYTCMLQNQKENKLWRPGVLLRPGETRPTLLPVTKPQPQGIPNSTPNGRCTKGNYQTPKGCGSKVVRPLVGVLLAVALISTQYYFSRLPKKCRLQFAKFSCVNFTNL